Genomic window (Zingiber officinale cultivar Zhangliang chromosome 2B, Zo_v1.1, whole genome shotgun sequence):
atgttattctggtaatgctcagtgattagagcaatgctcactaattcttctgtggtttgtggcctatgaacgccaccagccatgttcattgctatttccggcctcagcatcttgagcatcaaccggattcgttccctttctgtgctgactaattcagggcatagacgagccaacctgttgaatttcttcacggcctcctcaactgataggttgccctgacgaaactcagtgaactcgtcgtagtgacggttggtgacccgcatgtgaaagaactcctcaaagaattccttctcgaagtcagcccatgtcatctggttcactgggcgcttcgctctgattctctcccaccacatacgtgcatctcctgtcagacagaaggaggcgcacttcaccttctcatgttctggccagtccagaagctccatcgtgctttccagtgttttgaaccatgcctgagcatcccatggttcactgctgcctgagaagttctctggcttaactctctgccactggatcagataggtttctctctgcgttcctgctgctggggctactggtgccgtaggctggactggtggaacctctaagaccactggtgtcgctaagttaggctccggggtgacagtgggagtgttctgctgactagcctttaaggtggctatttcctgttgttgttcagctagctgctgctgtaactgagtcaCTAGTgatgtaaggtctgggggaggcactgaactacctgcctcatgctggggctcagtagctggtgcccttctagctgggcgtccttgtgtcatttctaaagacatagaggacaggacatgcataactaatacaatcataattatataactattgctatcatgttatatactatcacatactaacatgcatcagttatctataaacatgagatataacaagaaagcaagaaacataaataaagtagaggtattcttacttggaagctgcaggtacaatgtagatgtgtgtgtaggaagtatggaaactgctctgataccactctgtaacgacccgccttctactaactagactgtaaggccgatcgttacgtaatgctgtgctaaattactattgcgaaaatctgaattgattaaaattttgctaaactaattactgtaaaatctgaacttaacattctaagtgtacctaggagttgtacacatgctagggaagagaatctatgcctctcggatgacctgctagctgtaatcaggcatttcaatcgatccctggattgattggcctgtcggatcgatccagtgatcgatccagcttgatactggcacggaaaagccctctggatcggtcggctgaccgatccataagctgtcgCTTCTGCattcggtcggtggaccgatccagtggctcactgatcggtcggctgaccgatcagtgagcgtctgtgctctctgttcgcacatggatcggtcggctgaccgatccataacagacgccaactctctgttcgtgcatggattggtcagctgaccgatccaatggcacaactcgactctgatcggtctgtagactgatctgggttctgatttcgcactgaaactcctgatttcagtactatttcgtgcctcaatcacattacatgttctaagatggctaggaaacactctaacaataacaactaacattctaacatcatatatttaacattctaagcataatctaaagcatggttcgttagctcatggcgtttaacatgctaaaacaaagagtaatagaaatactaaagttcatatgcttaattgaaattgctggatccctaggatctttattccatgttccatccacacacatcctcatcattgcattgacctccaacctccgctagtccatctttcctttacccttatctgcagtataaggaaaatagaatttgtaagcttaaagcttagtaagaaaccatctacctcacaaaaacatgcatacggtgctaataatgtttttaaaacatgctatttaaaacatatgctgaacatgtaaaagatggcatggcatacaatcatccaaacatgtatatcgaactgaacatagagttatcatgcataatcacaggaaaaaaaactaagctggagcatgatactgagctaagctattactgatctgatactaaaactgtactgaattcatataactattttatgaacttttgaaaactatatacataatatgtgaaaatacataatcatgctgctggttgggcccggcaactgtacctgctgtgcgcgcatccctaactagacccgggtttgcaagtcccgaatttagaaaggttactaggttatctgaacctagggaccgactgtgggagtccagcccaatggatatctaatcctgtacagtgccactgaaaagtaaaatactgattatagctgtatTCTTGGctgttcttgctatttctaggttatctgaacctagagctaggttgtctgaacctagaggcgactgcgggagcccacccattggacatctagtcccatataagctgtaataaagctgAATGTGCTaaatgaatgcttctattgcatttaactaagctattaaaatgcctaaattgcatttcTTTTCTGGGCTgagcattttatcaaacacttggtgtgctccaaccctctcctctactagggagaccacctctaggcacccgacagcgtctacatcctccaactgtaggggaaggacgtgtctggcccatctagaggtgctcaactaaatccctaagtcGCGAAGGAGGTTAAACACACCTTACGTGCCGAAAAACTGCGTACAACTAATCTACAAGCATGGAATTcatacgagagctacttatactgcaggtgaggggtttcttacctcgtgtgctagatttcttacaaatctaagcgctagtttccggtggagaaggtcccttcgtcgatcttctcgcgtctacgtgttcctctcgcggaggggagcgtcctcgtgtccgagatgtcaccggaaggcactcctatggccctagggatgaaaccctaggcttgcttgggtgttggcgccgagagaaggaaggagaagaggggGGTTCGGCGTGTCGCTAGGGTGAGGAGAGAAAAATTTTCTCGTTAAAGAAAAATAGCAATTTCTCTCTtaaattcctatttatattaagtggtaatttcggccaacttaagtataaatattattggtccccattcctttcagcatggccttgctgggttcaactggttactaacattatccgtaaactgtaggtctcgggttcaattcccgcttaggccgtttttcgtttatatttatttttgctgcttccgctactctaaaaattccggtaaaatatctaaaaatttcagaaaaatcatactatatttctaaaatagttttgagaattttcgggcgttacactcatCTTGACCTTCTATCCTCAAAACTCTCTTTCTCTCTGTTATTCTGTCAATCATAATTCATGAGACTTCAATTAATATTTTAATCATTTAGCTAATTAGTCGTGTGATCTCACTAAACAATTCTGATAGAATCGATATGTTATTATATGATGATAACTATAGGCTAGACTTATAGACTTATGGGTTGTACAACATTGCCCTGTAAGAGGGAGATGATATGTGGTATTGTAGGAGGAGATGGGCAACATAGTTAATAGAGTCGTCGCGTGCCAGGTTATTAACGGTAACAAGCGAATTCTTGATTTCTTCCGATGGTGtgggaaattaaaaataaaataaatccaaTCGTGATCGTGACTTTTCGCCTTTATTTCTCACCCACTCAATCTGTGTTCGTAATTCTCGACGACCATATTAATCTCTTGCTCTTCTCCTGGCGACTTGAGAAGGAGCCATTGTTGATCCTTGTTAAGCAGCGAGGATGTTGTCAGTGTTGTTGATAGGAGAGTACTAAACAATAGTAAATTGTACCAAAATAGCAAGCATGTAATAAATAGGTAAATAAAAGAGAATTTATTGCAATAAActatctttagagaatttattacaCGGGACAGAACCAAACCTCGCATTGATTCCCTCTCACGCGGGACAGAACGCGTTGGTCAAACCAAAGACAtactggcaaaaacaaaccaggaCGCCTGagacccacgagctggggatttgcatcCCCCCTGCGCGTaatgatcgcgtgcgtcgcgcccgatttatggatttccggcacAAACCCCcggaaaccacctgatttgggctcggcccgcacatgcgtgtaggtccccttaacattgctaagcaaggatggaatggCTCTATATATAAGCTCTTCCAACCTTCttggcttagcaatgtgggactaaatgtaTACACATATACATTACCAAAACaagaaaaatagtttgaattaaatatACAAAACTCAACAATCAGTTAGCAAGTGAAGGCAAATAGGAGTTCGCTTGGCACCGTGGGCTTCGTCTTTTTCCTCATCTTCTCTTTGTGGGTCTACTTCCCACTCTCGCTCTCGGTGAGGGGGTAAAGCGAGGAGGCGCGTGCTTGCTTTAGGGATGTTCGGCGTGAGTCCTCTTCTGTCTCTTTCTCTCCCTCTATTTTCTTAGCGATATGTGCTTCAACTCGCTTCAATTTTGCTCAATCAgtagttttatttaaatttatttctatatGAGCTTCCGGATTGttaaatctctcccttttttggtACATGAAATGAGGTTTTGTCGAGTGGAAAGTAGTAAAACTAGCTGATATTTGCTGTATTGGGAAATTTGTAGGGAAAAAAAAGTGCTAGTGATAGAGGCTTCATCCCCTTCTATTGTTACTTTTTGTTGATGAACCTTCGCCGATACATCTTtttgtttgataatctagaaatTCAGTTCTTTGAACCAACAAATTATGAAGGTGATCGGTTCAATCTCATAAAAATTTTCTACCGACCATCAAGATATATCAGAAAATAAAGACGCATCAAGTGGCCAGCGTTTTAGGATTGTTGTCCCGGTGGAAAATTCCTATAATGTGCCACAGCTTGTATTCGACACTTGGATGTCTTGTTAACCACTTGGAAACCCAAACTACTGCACCATTACTCCGGGGTTGAAGTTGATGAATCAAAAGCAGATATTGCATTTTATCTGAATCATTCCAACAACCAAGTACCAGATATCCAACTCTGATTCATCATTCTAGAAGATAATTATTGAAGAAAACTTGGAAGCATCTGACTAGAATGGCTGGCCAGGCTAATAGTATAGATAAAACTCACATTGTTGAGCTACTAAAACAGAATAGCAGTCAAAGTCATCTAAAGTTAGATGGTGATACAGTGAGGACTTTAGTGCAAGGGGAAATGGAGAACGAACAAGCTAAAAGTTGTCATAATCATGTTGACAATGCCCGAAGAGGTTGCATATATCCAATTGCAAGTGATAAAGCCTTTACGCAGACACACGCCAGCAATATTCCACAATTTCCACTGGAATGTAAAAGGAGGAGAACCATGCTAATGCACAATGTGGAATTTGGTCAAATGACATGAGTCTCCAAATCATGTAGCTTTGTAGATGAACAAAATCTAATACCGTTGGGTGATTTGCAAACCTTAGATTTCATGTTCACATTTGGTCCCATCAAACGGGTGACAAAGAAGAGATCAAAGGTGCCTATTCGAGCCCTTAAGCCAGTTCTCACCGAGATAGTTGCAGGCTACAAAGATATTTTGCAAAACCTTAAAAGCATGCATCAAAGTCTTGTTCACAGATACTCGTGTGAGAATGAAAACAGGAAAACGAACAATAAGGAAGCATGTTCATCTCCATTCAACATCAGATAAGTGTAGTGAGCATAAAGAAAAACACTTTGAATTGAGTTCAAAATCAGATGTTTAACAAGAAATTGACATTAATGGTTTCCAGAATGTTCTAAAGACCATTAATGTCAATTTCTTGTGAAGCATTTGATTTTGAACTCAATTCAATGTGTTTTTCTTCATGCTCGCTATACTTATCTGAAGTTGAATGGAGATGAATATGTTTCGTTATTGTTCACTTTCCTGTTTTCATTCTCATATGAATATCTAGGACGAGGCTTTGATGCATACCTGATCTAAAATTTTGGGGCAAAACTTCTCGTCTAATTAAGTGTTGTGTGGCTTTATATCAAAATGTACAATTCGTTGCATTCATGATGAAGAAACTCTTAATCCTTGGGCAATTCTAGGGCTGTAAATGAGTCGAGCCGAGTTGAGCTGAACTTTGggatgttcaaatttatttgataaggtaaccaagccaagccaagcttaaaaCTGAATCAAGTcattgttcaagcttgacttgatttattttttattagtttGAGACTGTTTGAAAGttgacttgaacttggttcgtttagatgttatcgagctttcaattcaagcttggtttgagtttggttcaaacttagttcgtttagatgttatcgaactctcaattcaagcttgtttaattatttgaaacTTATAGAGGACGTTTGATTCTCTCCTAGAAATCGGAATGAGAATgtgtatcatagtattatggaatgggaatgagtatgagtttgggtatcattcttaaaaataatgtttgattagttaaatattttcaatcggaataaacctaaatttccttttttacccttagagaaaaataagagtaaaaattagatggaagataaagttgaatgtgagataaatatatgatgagagagaaagtgtgaagagagagaaagtgtgatggaaaaaaataaagagaggaaaagtgtgatgagaaaaaatgaggagagagagcgtgataggaaattgagaagagaaaaagtatgatgagagagaaagagtaataggaaaaaatgaagagagagaaaatatgatgagagaaaatgagagattgaggagagaaagtatgttgagaaaatgtgatgagagagaaagtgtgataggaaaaaatgaagagagggaaagtgtgatgagagaaaataaggagagagagtatgatggaaaagaatgaaaagagataaagtatgatgaaagaaaatatggagagagagtatggtaagagagattgaggagagagaaagtatgatgagaaagaaagtatgattaaaaaatgaggagagaatgaagagagaaaataatgagagagagtgtgatgagagagaatatatagagaaaatggtagagaatgtgtgttgagagagaatgaggatagagagtgtgatagaagagaatgaagagagataaagtgtgatgagataaaatatggaaagagagtatggtaagagaaattgaggagagagaaagtacgatgaaaAAATGAgtagagaatgaagagagagaaaataatgagagagagtgtatgatgagagagaatacagagagaaaatgatagagactgttgatgagagagaaagtatgttgatagaatgaggagagagaaagtatgatgagagagagcaaggagagagagtgaaatgaaagaaaaattgaacaaatatactaagggtattttcgttCAAAACTTAGGGACGTttagttctttcctaggaataggaatcggaatgggaatcattgtattgtggaatgagaatgggtatgagcatgaatatcactcttaaaagtaatgtttgattagttgcatattttctattggaataaatcaaaatttccctttttacccttaaaggaaaataagagaaaaaattagatgtgagagaaagatgaatgtgagaaaaatatgatgaaagagaatgatgagggagaaagtctgatgagagagaaagtgtgatgagaaagaatgaagagagagaaagtgtgatgagagaaaatgagaaaagagagtgtgataggagagatcatgatgagagaagatgagagagaaaatatgatgtgagagaaagtatgatgggagaggatgaagagagagaaaatataataagaaaaatgaggggagagagtgtgatgagggagattgaggagagagaaagtatgatgagagagaaagtgtgttgaggaaaaaaaagagggagtgtgacaagagagattgaggagagagaaagtgtaatgagaaaaaaagagaaaagatagtgtgatgggagagattgaggagagagaaagtatgatgagagaaaaagaaggaagagagtgcgatggaagagattgaggagagagaaagtatgatgagagataaagtgtaatgagaaaaaaagagaaaaagagagtgtgataggagagattaaggagagagaaagtgtgtgataaaatgatgagagtgaaaatacgatgagagagaacaaggagagagaagtgatatgaaagaaaaaataaataaatatattttgatatttggtattaagggagaaaattttagttttaggtcaagggtatttttggaataaggaaatattttgattgatgaaaatagggtaatgactcattgaaggggaggtacatgggaatgagttattacccaatttcaaggattcatttccttatttgcatttctattcctataatccaaacattaacaatgacaatcaatgattctcattctcattcctcattcctattcccctaaaccaaacgcccccttaattcttattcccattccatcaaaacccaagcgaggaggtgagtttcatctatacccaagtttttggatttcattacaaaatcttgattccatttccatcaaccaaacacaagatttgaaaatgaaaccattccctcattcccaaacctctaaaccaaacgtCATCTTAGTTGTTTAATTAGTTattaagcttgataatttaaacttatttatttatttatttattttattatttatttaacataataataaaaattttattaatgaatatggttcataaatattattcacgaacgttgttcacgaacattaaggAACTGAACATATATgtattcaagtttgtttatttagtttaacgagttattcaagcttgtttgtttaattgatcttgtatatattgaacaaatataaataagTTCTTGTAAGTCTAACACTAAACTTGTTCATAAACGTTTGGTTTATTTACTGTCCTAGCATTACCAATTGTTATATGGTATAGTTTGTCCCATCCCAGTTTTAATTTTGGCTTCACAAAATTatggattattttattaaaaataagttCCGACAAAAATAGATGTAATATTATGAATATACAAATACAACAggatttgatatatatttttttcttcaatttttgTCAAATTACGAATGGATTTGGGCCGGAGGCGTGAGCATCAGCCATCGTGTGAAAACACCGTCAGCCCAATAACTTATACTTTTAGTTCTCCCTAAAAGTACAAATTGGGCCGAAGACCTAGAAGCAGACCATACGGTTAAGATATTTAACTTGTTTTGTGTATAAATGACATAAAAAACGAGCGGCAACGGCCAAATCTTAGGCGCCGAGGAGAAAgagagaggagaagaaggtagAAACGTCGCCGACATTCTACAATCGGTAATGAGGACGAGGGCGATCCGATCATTGGAAGCTCCCTTCCGCCCCTGACAAACCACGGGTTTTGTTGCGAAAGCATCAAGCTGACTGTCACAGCCAAGCGGTCCGCAAGACCAAGCGGTGTCGCGGAACATGGGATTTGCCGATGGTTCTTCTCTTCCGCGACTGCGAGATCTATCCTCTTTCATGGGTAAGCGAtcatttcttcttttcctttccatAGGTGCCGTGGAATGTAGGGTTAGAGCGTGCCAGAACTAAATCACTACCATCCTCTTCTTCCACTCTAGtggatcaaattaattatttcaaatcTCTTAACATTTTTTGGTTTCTTAATTTCTAGTAGTTCATCAgcatattttcatatcttttaatTCTCGTTCCGTCTTTTTTCATATTGAACTCTTTCATTTTGAGATGCAACGGGAACACATTTACTTAAGCTATATTAAATGTTGCCCTAGATGATAGTTGAAGTCCTGTAGGGCTCCCTCACGAAGAGGATTAAATTCCCCTTTCTAAATTGTGGATAGTGTTCTtcctaataaattttaaattatgccTATTTTAGTTTGAAACTACTATTACTTCTACACCTTTATAAGCTctgtatttctttttctaatgtcCTAATTGATATCTGAAGAAACTCTTGCATTTTAAAGATGCTTAATAAGGAATTAATTCTACAGAACCCAAACATCTCATGCTTCGGGTAACTAAttctttttgatatttttaattttggTCCTGTATGGTGAGTTAATAGAGATTTCCACGCTTAAGGTTTGTCATTAATTGTTCTAATGATCTCTAATGTAAATGCTTAAGGAACTAGCTCTACCAAATCCAAACATCTTATTCTTCCATGTAAATAAATTCTCTGACACTTTTTTACTTGTTCAAATGATATTTAGAGCATCATGTGTGTACTTTTGATATACTTAATTCTAGTCCTGTAAGAGgaaattaatagagattaaggttTGTGATCGATTGTTTCAATTATTTCTAATGCAAATGCTTAAGGTACTAACTCGCTCTACAGAATCCAACATCTTATGCTTGCAGGTAATTAATGCTTCTTTGTTTGTTCAAATGATATTTAGAAACATCATGTGCGTACTTTTGAAATACTTAATTCTGAACTTGTAAGAGGGAGTTAATAGAGATTTCCATGGCTAGGGTTTGTAATTAATTGTTTGAATTCTCTCTAATGCAAATGCTTAAGGAAttaattctacaaaatccaactAAATACTGAcgacacttttttttttcttgttcaaaTGATATCGACAAACATTTGATGCACTTAATTTCATGCTGTGGCGGTCAAAATTTTCTTAGATCAATGAGTGCTTCTTTTAGATAGTCATGATTTACTAGACATTGAAGTGTTTGTTGTTGACTATATAGTGGCATTGCCCAAGTCCATTTACAAAGACAGTAAACAAGATGTTTATAAAGCAATTTGACTGGTGAATCTCACTGCCATTGCTGCAGAGCAGAGCAGTACTCTGAACAATTGAGCAAGGTTAGTACAAAGCATTTACAACCTGCAGCACCCAACTGCCTCACGTTTTATTCATTTGATCGTATCCCAATTAAATGCACTTACTAACTCGAAACCAACAaaacaaaatcataatttttaaaacaattccgAGAAAAACATCTGGATCCAACACAACAACCAAATAAAATCAGACACAAAAGGCATTCCATAACAAATTAGGAAGAAGAACAGGCCAGAACAAAATGATTAGTTGCCAAAGGAAAAGGTCTTAAATTTCTTAGAAGGCGGTTCATGCAACTACGGAAAAACCCAAGAAATAGTCTCAAACACAAGCAAAATTGAAGCTTTGGAACTTACTAAACTCCGATCTATGACAGATGATAATCTATGATTTAATTTACTAGTGATGGGATACGCGATTGTGGCAGAAGAACTTGATCGCAACGAACTATTCTGCAAAATTTTTGAACTCCGTTAGAGGTCGAAGTCCAGCCAGTTGTGGATCTCATTATCGGTGGCGTGGATGTCTTCGATGCCGGCGAGGTCGTTCAAGGAAAGATCGTAGTCCATTTGGTTCGTGAAGAAAAGGTCGTCAGGGCCCAGTACGAGCTCCGCTTCCAAAGGCAACGCTTTGAAGAGATCCGCAAAGGACATCTCCTGCTCCGGCTCCTCGGCGGCGAGTTTCCCCGGAGTGCTGTGGCTGGAGGAGGAGACGTCGAGGACGGAGGAGGGGGATGGTGGCTCCTTGACTGGAACGTTGACTGAGGCAGAGGATGAGGCGGTGACAGACAGGTTCTCCTTCTCGGATTGTAGGCGGAGGGCGGATGAAGCGGCGGCTACGGAGGGGCTCTCCTTTTCAGCTCTGAAGCGGACGGCGGCGGCTGCGTATGCGGCGGCCGCAGCCTCCGCGGTGTCGAAGGTGCCAAGCCAGATCCTGACGCCGCAGGGGTTGCGGATCTCCGCCGCCCATTTCCCCCACGGCCGTTGCCTGACGCCTTTAAACCTGGAAGCGGACGCAGTGTTTGCCGCTTTGACCTTCGCCTTGGGCAGGACTTTGTCAGGGGTATTGCGGTGCCTCCTGCCTCCCTCAAGCAGACGGCCGGCGTGGAAAGATGAAGGCACCGGAACAGGGAATTCGTAAATCGCCCTCTTCCTCTTGGGGGCGATTGCTTCGTCCTCGCTCGATTCGGTCACTTCAGGATCATCGAACACGACGCGGACTCTTTTCGCCGAGTTTTTGGCATCCAGCAGCGAAGTGGAATCAGATCGGCGAACTTGCTTCTTCCTTATCCTCCTCTTAATCATTTTATCTTCTTCCATCGCACTCATTTTTTAATCTCTCAACCAAAACTGaatcaaaactaaaaaaaaaaaaaaccagaagtaaaaaatagaaaaatccgATCAAAATGGTAACCCGATCTCTTAGTCAAGTGAAAGCTCCTCTTGAGAAGATTAACAAAAAAAGACACCGATCTAAATGCTGAAATCCAAAGTACTTCACTCCAAATCCTACCCTGCATCCACAAAATCCCCACCAAATCAACCATCTTCAACCAAAAATCAATCTTCACAACATTCCTAACAAAAAAAATTGCAGATCGATCAAACCTGGAATATCGCATCGAGTCTGTTTTCTTCGCCTCAAGAGAACAGACGAGGAAGAATAAAATGGCGAAAACTCCGGTGATCCAACAGGCAACGAGATGATACCGATCCAACGCTTCGAGCTTTCCGGAGGCGAACGAGAATAGTTCGGTGGCTCCAGACGACATAAAGGATGAAGCCAAACCTGATCCGTTCGCTCGCCTTCCCCACCGGCGACTCCTCGACCTCTCTTCGCTTTCTCGATCTGATCGCCGCTAAACCCCGAAGCGAAGAGGAAGGAAGAGGagtgaaagagagagagaaaaagatGGCGTCGGGCTAATTAATAAGAAAGGAAATGAAGCCTATGACCATCCAACGGTTCAAACTTGCCTCGCGGGGGGCGTTTATGGGCATACGGTCGCGATGAAGCAAAAGGATAAagagcaatatatatatatatatatag
Coding sequences:
- the LOC122045833 gene encoding ethylene-responsive transcription factor CRF4-like — encoded protein: MSAMEEDKMIKRRIRKKQVRRSDSTSLLDAKNSAKRVRVVFDDPEVTESSEDEAIAPKRKRAIYEFPVPVPSSFHAGRLLEGGRRHRNTPDKVLPKAKVKAANTASASRFKGVRQRPWGKWAAEIRNPCGVRIWLGTFDTAEAAAAAYAAAAVRFRAEKESPSVAAASSALRLQSEKENLSVTASSSASVNVPVKEPPSPSSVLDVSSSSHSTPGKLAAEEPEQEMSFADLFKALPLEAELVLGPDDLFFTNQMDYDLSLNDLAGIEDIHATDNEIHNWLDFDL